In the genome of Massilia sp. UMI-21, the window TAATCGACCTGCTCCACGTTTGCAGCGGTGAAGCGGCAGAACTTCTTGCGCTTGAACAGCGGGTTCTGCTGTTTGCGCTTGAGTTTTTCTTTAGCTTTGTTTTTGTCGAACTTTTTACCGAATGCCATTTCGAGGCTCCTGTATCTAATCTAAATTGGCCGTGTCGCTTGGCGACTATGCGGCACTGAAATCAATGATGTGAAACACCAAGGCTTTGCTGTTGCGGTTCTTCCGTGCGAGGAATCCCTCGAAGCGGTAGGCGGCGCCGAGTTCGGCGCTGGCGACCCTGCCTGAAATCTCGCCCGCGGCCAGCGCGGGAAGTTCAAACTCGATCAGCCTTGCCACCCCCGCCTCTTCCTGCTGCGAACTGTGCATCAGGATCGCGCCCACGATGGGGACGCCGGCCGGGGTAAAACGCAGCACGTCACGCTCCGCGATGGTCGCGATGAGCTGGAACTGGTTCACTGCGCTGTGTCGCTCCTGCGAATTCCGGGGAAAACCTTAGGCAGCAGCGGCCGGGGCGGCTGCCGGAGCGGCCGCTTCGGCGCGGTGGCTCTTGGCTGCGTCTTCGCGCTGGACCGACTTCATCATCGGCGACGGTGCGGTTTCGGCCTTCTTCATCTTGACGGTCAGGTGACGCAGGACGGCATCGTTGAACTTGAATGCGGTTTCCAGCTCGACCAGGGTCTCGTTGTCGCACTCGATGTTCATGCAGATGTAGTGGGCTTTCGGCAGCTTCTGGATCTGGTAAGCCATCTGACGGCGGCCCCAGTCTTCCACGCGATGGATGTTACCGCCGCGGCTGGTCACCGTGGTCTTGTAACGCTCGATCATCGCCGGAACTTGCTCGCTCTGGTCCGGGTGGACGATAAAAACGATTTCATAATGACGCATGCAACACTCCTTAAGGACGTTTAAACAAATGCCCACCTCGGCGTCAAGACGAGTGTGGGAAGGGAAAGCCGGCCATTATAGCCGGAAAAACGCCGGCATGGGAAGCCGGGCATGCCCCGAGCCGCGCTGCACAATTTTTTTACAGTTTTCCGGTGTTTGCCCTTGCGCATATCAGAATACTGTACAAAAATACAGTCTGCTCTTACAACCATTTGCCGTAACACATCCATGATCAAGCTCACTGCAAGGCAAGAACAGATCCTTAACCTGATCAAGGAAGCGATCGAAAACACCGGTTTTCCGCCGACCCGCGCCGAAATCGCGGCCGAACTGGGCTTCAAGTCGGCCAATGCGGCCGAGGAACACCTGCAGGCGCTGGCACGCAAGGGGGCGATCGAGATCTCGCCGGGCACCTCGCGCGGCATCCGCCTGGTCGGCGCCTCGGTCGAGCAGATCCCGATGCCGCCGCCGAACCTGATGATGGCGCTGCCGCTGGTCGGCCGCGTGGCCGCCGGTTCGCCGATCCTGGCCCAGGAACACGTCGAAGCCACCTACTCGGTCGATGCCGCCATGTTCTCGGCGCGTCCGGATTTCCTGCTGAAGGTCAAGGGCTGGTCGATGCGCGATGCCGGCATCTGCGACGGC includes:
- the priB gene encoding primosomal replication protein N; the encoded protein is MNQFQLIATIAERDVLRFTPAGVPIVGAILMHSSQQEEAGVARLIEFELPALAAGEISGRVASAELGAAYRFEGFLARKNRNSKALVFHIIDFSAA
- the rpsF gene encoding 30S ribosomal protein S6; this encodes MRHYEIVFIVHPDQSEQVPAMIERYKTTVTSRGGNIHRVEDWGRRQMAYQIQKLPKAHYICMNIECDNETLVELETAFKFNDAVLRHLTVKMKKAETAPSPMMKSVQREDAAKSHRAEAAAPAAAPAAAA
- the lexA gene encoding transcriptional repressor LexA, which translates into the protein MIKLTARQEQILNLIKEAIENTGFPPTRAEIAAELGFKSANAAEEHLQALARKGAIEISPGTSRGIRLVGASVEQIPMPPPNLMMALPLVGRVAAGSPILAQEHVEATYSVDAAMFSARPDFLLKVKGWSMRDAGICDGDFLAVKKIDSAKNGQIVVARLGEEVTVKRYRKTGNLVELLPENPDFKVIEVKPEDEFALEGLAVGLMRSWH